One window from the genome of Rhodobacteraceae bacterium S2214 encodes:
- a CDS encoding acyl--CoA ligase, with the protein MDQHPYHTAIGTVPDHFNMASYVLGKANETPTKIALKVIDAASADAWTFHDIATAVRTTATGLAAHGVQTGDHVLMRLGNTPDFPVVYLATILLGAVPIPTSTQLTTPEITAIAHETQPVLVVADEGISRPDGPWKTLEQSALAGFSSLAPAEPHMGDPNRPAYIIYTSGTSGKPRPVVHAHRAIWARRMMWDGWYGLESEDVVLHAGAFNWTYTLGTGLMDPWAIGATALIPKDGTPAGDVPALLAKHNATIFAAAPGVYRRLLRSDIPKLPSLRHGLSAGEKLPNTTAKAWQTATGTPIFEAYGMSECSTFISAHPGAQTDALGWPQKGRSIALLQDGNPVAEGQNGTIAVHKDDPGLMLGYYNAKTETAARFDGDWFLTGDIGRKGPDGAIHYAGRDDDMMNAGGYRVSPIEVENALAAHPDIDDIAACEIRVSADTSIITAFYVSVDVIDDAQLAGFAAKHLARYKVPRQFIQIDALPRGANNKILRRQLRQNWETAHGQA; encoded by the coding sequence ATGGACCAACACCCTTATCACACAGCAATTGGGACCGTTCCCGATCACTTTAACATGGCAAGCTATGTTCTTGGGAAAGCGAATGAAACGCCGACAAAGATTGCATTGAAAGTTATTGATGCGGCATCCGCTGACGCGTGGACGTTTCACGACATCGCCACGGCGGTACGCACAACGGCAACGGGGTTGGCAGCACACGGCGTGCAGACCGGCGATCATGTTCTGATGCGATTGGGCAATACGCCAGATTTTCCGGTTGTCTACCTTGCAACTATCTTGCTTGGCGCGGTTCCTATTCCTACTTCAACTCAGCTGACTACGCCCGAAATCACGGCCATAGCGCATGAAACCCAGCCGGTCCTTGTGGTAGCCGATGAAGGTATCAGCCGACCAGACGGACCTTGGAAAACGTTGGAACAAAGCGCGCTTGCGGGGTTTAGCAGCCTCGCGCCTGCTGAGCCGCACATGGGTGATCCGAACCGTCCGGCCTATATCATCTACACCTCTGGCACGTCCGGCAAACCACGCCCCGTTGTTCATGCACACCGCGCGATTTGGGCGCGACGTATGATGTGGGACGGTTGGTATGGTTTGGAATCCGAAGATGTGGTGCTGCACGCAGGCGCGTTCAATTGGACCTATACGCTGGGCACTGGCCTGATGGATCCGTGGGCAATCGGAGCTACCGCATTGATCCCGAAGGACGGAACACCAGCGGGTGACGTGCCCGCACTTCTGGCCAAGCACAATGCGACAATTTTTGCAGCTGCACCGGGGGTTTACCGCAGGCTTCTCAGGTCAGACATCCCGAAACTACCGTCCCTGCGCCACGGGTTATCAGCAGGTGAAAAGCTACCCAACACCACCGCAAAGGCGTGGCAGACCGCGACCGGAACCCCGATTTTCGAGGCCTACGGCATGTCCGAATGCTCAACCTTCATTTCAGCCCATCCCGGTGCGCAGACAGATGCGCTTGGTTGGCCACAAAAAGGCCGATCCATCGCACTGCTACAAGATGGCAATCCAGTGGCCGAAGGCCAAAACGGAACCATTGCCGTCCACAAAGACGACCCCGGCCTTATGCTGGGATATTACAACGCAAAAACTGAAACCGCCGCGCGATTTGACGGCGACTGGTTCCTGACCGGCGATATCGGCCGCAAAGGCCCTGACGGCGCGATCCATTACGCCGGACGTGACGATGACATGATGAATGCCGGAGGCTACCGTGTCAGCCCGATCGAAGTCGAAAACGCGCTGGCCGCCCACCCCGATATCGACGACATCGCGGCCTGCGAAATTCGTGTGTCAGCGGACACGAGTATCATCACGGCCTTTTATGTCAGCGTAGACGTGATAGACGATGCCCAACTGGCCGGTTTCGCGGCCAAACATCTCGCGCGTTACAAGGTGCCACGTCAATTCATCCAAATTGATGCCTTGCCGCGTGGGGCAAACAACAAGATACTCCGCCGCCAGCTGCGGCAAAACTGGGAGACCGCACATGGTCAAGCTTGA
- a CDS encoding DsbA family oxidoreductase: MVKLDIISDPICPWCYIGKANLDKALLDFPDHPFVIEWHPFQLNPDMPAGGMDRREYLERKFGGKEGAVRAYAPIVEMSEKIGLGINFEAMKKTPNTIDAHRLIHWAGIEQRQSFVVDLLFKAYFIEGRDIGDHEVLADIADTAEMDAALVTKLLETDNDIDDIRKRDAHSREMGVNSVPTFIVANQHAVPGAQPPETWVQVIKDIQSQLDVAE; encoded by the coding sequence ATGGTCAAGCTTGATATCATTTCCGATCCGATCTGCCCGTGGTGCTACATCGGTAAGGCCAATCTGGACAAAGCCCTGTTGGATTTCCCCGACCACCCTTTTGTCATCGAATGGCACCCGTTCCAGCTGAACCCCGACATGCCCGCAGGCGGAATGGACCGGCGTGAATATCTTGAACGCAAGTTCGGCGGCAAAGAAGGTGCTGTGCGCGCTTACGCCCCAATCGTGGAGATGTCGGAAAAGATCGGCTTGGGGATCAATTTTGAGGCGATGAAAAAGACGCCCAATACTATCGACGCACATCGTCTGATCCATTGGGCGGGCATCGAGCAACGTCAAAGCTTTGTGGTGGATCTGTTGTTCAAAGCCTACTTCATCGAAGGCCGCGACATCGGCGATCATGAAGTTCTCGCAGACATCGCGGACACCGCAGAAATGGACGCCGCACTTGTCACCAAACTGCTGGAAACAGACAACGACATCGACGATATCCGCAAACGCGATGCGCATTCACGTGAGATGGGCGTGAATTCGGTGCCTACGTTTATTGTGGCCAATCAACATGCAGTCCCCGGCGCACAGCCGCCTGAAACCTGGGTCCAAGTCATCAAAGACATTCAAAGCCAACTCGACGTGGCTGAATAG
- a CDS encoding multidrug effflux MFS transporter — protein MAAPKNRLSQPEFIGLMAMTLATTAFSIDAMLPALPEIAEDLSPENPNQVQLIITSFVLGLGLGTFFTGPLSDSIGRRKVVIGGVFLFIIGTTIAWLSNTLEFVLFGRVIMGLGAAGPRVAAVAMTRDLYDGRDMARIMSFIMVVFSLAPALAPTIGHYIILGAGWRSIFIAFGIFAALPALWLYLRQPESLDPKNRRPVRLASMLAATKQMFAHRTARLSIFVQTLTFGMLFTVLSTTQQVFDETFGQGEHFHLWFAVIAVLAATGSLLNARLVGALGMRAMVKGMFIAQIGLTLVMVATATVDAPYWIAFGTYLIWVIGNFFQVGLTIGNLNALAMEEMGHIAGLAASVIAAFSTVGAVMLAAPTALLYDGTPLPMGIATLVMASAALWLTTLIKRPGET, from the coding sequence ATGGCTGCTCCGAAAAATAGATTATCGCAGCCCGAATTTATCGGGTTGATGGCAATGACGTTGGCCACAACCGCGTTTTCGATTGATGCGATGTTGCCTGCATTGCCTGAAATCGCGGAAGACCTGTCGCCTGAAAACCCCAATCAGGTGCAGCTGATCATCACCAGCTTTGTCCTTGGATTGGGTCTTGGCACATTCTTTACGGGTCCCTTGTCGGATTCAATTGGCCGCCGCAAAGTCGTCATCGGTGGCGTTTTTCTGTTCATCATCGGCACCACAATTGCGTGGCTTTCCAACACGTTAGAATTCGTTTTGTTCGGCCGCGTTATCATGGGACTTGGGGCCGCAGGTCCACGGGTCGCCGCAGTCGCAATGACCCGCGACCTATATGACGGCCGCGACATGGCGCGGATCATGTCGTTTATCATGGTAGTGTTTTCGCTCGCCCCCGCATTGGCACCGACGATCGGGCATTACATCATTCTTGGCGCTGGCTGGCGCAGTATCTTTATCGCGTTTGGCATCTTTGCCGCGCTTCCGGCGCTCTGGCTTTATCTGAGACAACCCGAGTCGCTTGATCCGAAGAACCGTCGCCCCGTCCGGTTGGCGTCAATGCTTGCCGCTACTAAACAGATGTTCGCCCATCGCACCGCTCGCTTGTCCATCTTCGTACAAACGTTGACCTTCGGGATGTTGTTCACGGTCCTTTCGACCACCCAACAGGTGTTTGATGAAACCTTCGGTCAAGGCGAACATTTCCATCTATGGTTTGCGGTGATTGCCGTGTTGGCCGCAACTGGATCACTGCTGAACGCGCGTCTCGTTGGCGCGTTGGGGATGCGTGCGATGGTGAAAGGCATGTTCATTGCGCAAATCGGCCTCACCCTCGTCATGGTCGCAACGGCGACCGTTGACGCGCCATACTGGATCGCCTTCGGGACCTATCTTATCTGGGTGATCGGCAACTTTTTCCAAGTCGGCCTGACCATCGGCAACCTGAATGCCCTGGCGATGGAGGAAATGGGCCACATTGCGGGCCTCGCTGCGTCCGTTATCGCCGCGTTTTCCACCGTTGGCGCAGTCATGTTGGCCGCACCTACGGCCCTGCTATACGACGGAACGCCGCTACCAATGGGCATCGCAACGCTTGTGATGGCAAGCGCTGCATTATGGCTTACCACGCTCATCAAACGGCCCGGTGAAACCTAG
- the mfd gene encoding transcription-repair coupling factor, with the protein MSKSHHITIAGAPEGFDAQLILQEISKSGGPVVHIARDDKRLAAMEAALRFFAPDMPVFTFPAWDCLPYDRVSPNADISAARMATLAALSHGMPAKYVLLTSLNAAAQRVPPRSLLREAAFKATVGDRIDEKGLRAFLVRMGFTQAPTVMEAGDYAVRGGIIDIFPPGQSGPIRLDMFGDVLDGARRFDPASQRTTEKLKEIELAPVSEVILDDAAITRFRQNYRIEFGAAGTDDPLYEAVSAGRKHAGIEHWLGFFNDDLETIFDYTGSASITLDDQLTPSRIARWDSIVDQYETRMHALSQKGRVDTVYKPAPPALLYLDDAAWSAGVADKRVVQFAPLPQATGMGVVDAGGRIGRNFAPERQSETINLFSALADHIKAKMVDGPVVIASYSEGARERLTGLIEDEGIGEVIPVSDHSRVGKSGVHLAVWPLDHGFTAPGMTVISEQDVLGDRLIRTTKRKRRAENFLSEANSLNIGDLVVHVDHGVGRFKGMEVITAAGAAHECLLIEYAESSKLYLPVENIELLSKYGHDEGLLDKLGGGAWQAKKARLKERIRQIAERLIRVAAERELRTAPSLDPPETLWDQFLARFPYAETDDQLSAIEDVLDDLASGRPMDRLICGDVGFGKTEVAIRAAFVAAMCGVQVAIIAPTTLLARQHYQSFAERFRGFPINVAPLSRFVTAGDATKTRDGITKGTVDIVVGTHALLAKSIRFKNLGLLVIDEEQKFGVQHKERLKQLRTDVHVLTLTATPIPRTLQLSLSGVRDLSIIGTPPIDRLAIRTYVSEFDTITIREALLREHYRGGQSFMVVPRISDMAEMEDFLKREVPEVSVIAATGQMAAGELDDRMNAFYDGKYDVLLATTIVESGLDIPTANTMIVWRADMFGLSQLYQIRGRVGRSKTRAYAYLTTKPRQKLTDTAQKRLRVLGSLDSLGAGFTLASQDLDIRGAGNLLGEEQSGQMREVGYELYQQMLEDQINAIKSGAAEGIIDDGEWSPQINLGVPVLIPDAYVPDLDVRLGLYRRLSELTTKVELEGFAAELIDRFGKLPKEVNTLMLVVRIKAMCKKAGIGKLDAGPKGATIQFHNDKFASPEGLVAFIHDQKGLAKVKDNKIVVRRDWAKDRDKIQGAFNIARDLAQKLADERKKTKA; encoded by the coding sequence ATGTCAAAGTCTCATCACATCACGATCGCTGGCGCACCCGAAGGGTTCGACGCCCAGCTGATCTTGCAGGAAATCTCAAAGTCCGGCGGTCCCGTTGTGCATATTGCACGCGACGATAAGCGGTTGGCTGCGATGGAAGCGGCCCTGCGGTTCTTTGCGCCCGATATGCCCGTGTTTACGTTCCCGGCATGGGACTGCTTGCCTTATGATCGCGTTTCTCCGAATGCAGATATTTCGGCGGCGCGGATGGCCACGCTAGCCGCACTGTCACACGGTATGCCTGCCAAATACGTTCTGTTGACGTCTTTGAACGCGGCGGCCCAGCGAGTGCCACCACGATCTTTGCTGCGTGAGGCGGCGTTCAAGGCGACGGTCGGCGACCGGATTGATGAAAAAGGCCTGCGGGCGTTTTTGGTCCGCATGGGCTTTACCCAGGCCCCTACAGTGATGGAGGCTGGCGATTACGCGGTGCGCGGCGGGATCATTGATATTTTCCCACCAGGCCAGTCAGGACCGATCCGTTTGGATATGTTCGGTGACGTTCTGGACGGCGCGCGGCGGTTCGATCCGGCGTCGCAACGGACCACCGAAAAGCTGAAAGAGATCGAACTGGCGCCTGTATCCGAGGTGATCCTTGATGATGCGGCGATCACGCGGTTCCGGCAGAATTACCGGATCGAATTTGGGGCCGCTGGCACCGATGATCCGCTTTATGAAGCCGTTAGTGCGGGCCGCAAACATGCGGGGATCGAGCATTGGTTGGGCTTTTTCAACGACGATCTTGAGACGATTTTTGACTACACTGGGTCCGCGTCGATTACATTGGATGATCAACTGACGCCGTCGCGGATCGCGCGGTGGGACAGCATCGTGGATCAATACGAGACACGGATGCACGCCCTGTCGCAAAAGGGCCGCGTGGACACGGTTTATAAACCGGCACCGCCTGCGCTGTTGTATTTGGATGATGCTGCTTGGTCTGCAGGGGTGGCCGACAAGCGTGTCGTCCAATTCGCGCCATTGCCGCAAGCCACAGGTATGGGTGTCGTTGATGCTGGCGGTCGTATTGGTCGTAATTTTGCGCCAGAACGACAAAGCGAAACGATCAACCTTTTCAGTGCGCTGGCGGATCATATTAAGGCCAAGATGGTGGATGGTCCGGTTGTCATTGCCAGCTATTCGGAAGGTGCACGTGAACGCCTGACAGGCTTGATCGAAGACGAAGGCATCGGCGAAGTCATTCCCGTCAGCGACCATAGTCGTGTCGGTAAGTCCGGCGTGCATTTGGCGGTTTGGCCGCTCGATCACGGGTTTACTGCGCCCGGAATGACGGTGATTTCCGAGCAGGACGTGCTGGGTGATCGGTTGATCCGTACGACGAAACGCAAGCGGCGTGCCGAGAATTTCCTTTCAGAAGCCAACAGTCTGAACATCGGCGATCTGGTGGTGCATGTGGACCACGGGGTTGGTCGGTTCAAAGGCATGGAAGTCATCACGGCTGCCGGTGCTGCCCACGAATGCCTGCTGATCGAATATGCAGAGAGTTCAAAGCTTTATCTGCCAGTCGAGAATATCGAACTGCTGTCGAAATACGGCCACGACGAAGGGCTGCTTGATAAGCTTGGTGGCGGTGCATGGCAGGCGAAAAAGGCGCGTCTTAAGGAACGAATCCGCCAGATTGCTGAACGTCTGATCCGTGTCGCGGCGGAACGCGAATTGCGAACGGCACCATCGCTTGATCCGCCAGAAACACTTTGGGATCAGTTCCTTGCGCGCTTTCCTTACGCTGAAACGGACGATCAACTGTCGGCGATTGAAGATGTGCTAGACGACCTTGCGTCGGGCCGTCCGATGGACAGATTGATCTGCGGCGATGTTGGTTTCGGGAAAACCGAGGTCGCGATCCGTGCTGCTTTTGTCGCTGCGATGTGCGGCGTCCAAGTTGCGATTATTGCACCGACGACATTGCTCGCGCGGCAGCATTACCAAAGCTTCGCGGAGCGGTTCCGTGGTTTCCCGATCAACGTGGCCCCATTGTCGCGGTTTGTTACTGCAGGCGATGCGACGAAGACGCGTGACGGGATTACCAAGGGCACAGTTGATATTGTTGTTGGCACACATGCGCTTCTGGCCAAATCCATCCGTTTCAAGAACCTTGGTTTGTTGGTGATCGATGAAGAGCAAAAGTTCGGTGTGCAGCACAAAGAACGGTTGAAACAGTTGCGGACGGATGTCCACGTTTTGACATTAACTGCGACGCCTATCCCGCGGACATTGCAACTTTCTTTGTCCGGTGTGCGCGATCTTTCGATCATTGGTACGCCGCCCATCGACCGGCTTGCCATCCGCACGTATGTGTCCGAATTTGATACGATCACGATCCGCGAAGCGCTGTTGCGTGAACATTACCGTGGGGGGCAGTCGTTTATGGTTGTGCCGCGCATCAGCGACATGGCCGAAATGGAAGATTTCCTGAAGCGTGAAGTGCCTGAGGTCAGCGTTATCGCGGCCACCGGACAGATGGCGGCAGGTGAGCTCGATGATCGGATGAACGCGTTTTACGACGGCAAGTATGATGTGTTGTTGGCAACGACGATTGTGGAATCTGGTCTCGATATTCCAACGGCCAACACGATGATCGTGTGGCGCGCCGACATGTTTGGTCTGTCGCAGCTTTACCAAATTCGCGGGCGTGTTGGGCGATCTAAAACCCGCGCTTACGCCTATCTGACGACTAAACCGCGCCAGAAACTGACCGATACGGCGCAAAAGCGTCTGCGCGTGCTGGGGTCGCTCGATAGCCTTGGGGCAGGGTTCACGCTTGCGTCGCAAGACCTTGATATTCGTGGTGCGGGCAATCTGTTGGGCGAAGAACAATCCGGTCAGATGCGTGAGGTCGGGTACGAGCTGTATCAACAGATGCTCGAGGATCAGATCAACGCGATCAAATCCGGCGCCGCTGAAGGGATCATCGACGACGGCGAATGGTCGCCGCAGATTAACCTCGGTGTGCCCGTTCTAATACCAGATGCATACGTGCCTGATCTGGACGTTCGTCTAGGGCTGTATCGACGTTTGTCTGAACTGACGACAAAGGTTGAATTGGAAGGTTTCGCCGCCGAGCTGATCGATCGGTTCGGGAAACTGCCGAAGGAGGTCAACACGCTGATGCTGGTCGTGCGGATCAAGGCGATGTGTAAGAAAGCCGGAATCGGTAAGTTGGACGCGGGACCAAAGGGTGCCACGATCCAGTTCCACAACGATAAATTCGCATCACCTGAAGGGCTGGTTGCCTTTATCCACGACCAAAAGGGGCTGGCGAAGGTGAAAGACAACAAGATCGTTGTACGACGCGATTGGGCCAAGGACCGTGACAAGATCCAAGGCGCATTCAACATTGCACGGGATCTGGCCCAAAAATTGGCAGACGAACGTAAGAAAACGAAGGCCTAG
- a CDS encoding component of SufBCD complex, protein MNWTEALFDVIDMRSFSNLWYWIGIAVLWSSMSHWVLGVPFDLIQRARKRGGEAEQDLIDIVRVNVNRLLGIARFSGPWLLMFVSFANTVLFVLAFFYWIEFAQALLFIVFPLSIVGAVSLSSAQNIETNATDAQSLYKMLLRHRLWTQIIGMVSIFVTSMYGMYHNLTVPFW, encoded by the coding sequence GTGAATTGGACTGAAGCCCTTTTCGACGTCATTGATATGCGATCGTTCTCCAATCTTTGGTATTGGATCGGAATCGCTGTGCTTTGGTCATCCATGAGCCATTGGGTTCTGGGCGTGCCGTTTGACCTGATCCAACGTGCGCGAAAACGGGGTGGCGAGGCCGAACAAGACCTTATTGATATCGTCCGTGTGAATGTGAACCGCTTATTGGGCATCGCGCGGTTTTCGGGGCCTTGGCTTTTGATGTTCGTCAGTTTTGCAAACACTGTTTTGTTTGTGCTGGCTTTTTTCTACTGGATCGAATTTGCCCAAGCGCTGCTTTTCATCGTATTTCCGTTAAGCATCGTAGGGGCTGTCAGCCTGTCGAGCGCCCAGAACATCGAGACCAATGCGACAGACGCACAGTCGCTTTATAAGATGTTGCTGCGTCACAGGCTGTGGACGCAGATCATCGGGATGGTGTCGATTTTTGTCACCTCGATGTACGGGATGTACCATAACTTGACGGTTCCGTTCTGGTAG
- the hemB gene encoding porphobilinogen synthase, with product MTPVVPPFPAARLRRMRQTPALRAMMRENTVTVDDLIWPVFVMAGTDDETPVASMPGVVRRTVDRVAKAAKEAQDLGIPAICLFPYTGMESRTEDCAEAWSPDNLTNQAIRAIKDAAPEIAVMTDIALDPYNINGHDGFVEDGVIVNDRTVDALVKMALAQADAGADILGPSDMMDGRIGAIRKALETEGHQGVTILSYTAKYASAFYGPFRDAVGASAALKGDKNTYQMNPANSDEAMRLVQRDLQEGADMIMVKPGMPYLDICRRVKTEFGVPTFAYQVSGEYAMIQAGAQNGWVDGDKVMMESMMAFKRAGCDGVLTYFAPQIARLLNG from the coding sequence ATGACACCAGTTGTACCTCCATTTCCCGCCGCACGTCTGCGCCGGATGCGCCAAACCCCGGCTTTGCGGGCAATGATGCGCGAGAATACGGTGACCGTGGATGATCTGATCTGGCCTGTGTTTGTGATGGCAGGCACGGATGATGAAACGCCTGTAGCATCCATGCCAGGCGTTGTGCGGCGGACTGTAGACCGTGTGGCGAAAGCAGCGAAGGAAGCGCAAGACCTTGGTATTCCCGCGATCTGCCTGTTTCCATACACGGGCATGGAAAGCCGGACGGAGGATTGCGCAGAAGCATGGTCGCCCGATAACCTGACCAACCAAGCAATCCGCGCGATCAAAGACGCGGCCCCCGAGATTGCCGTGATGACCGACATCGCCCTTGATCCGTACAATATCAACGGCCACGACGGGTTTGTCGAAGACGGCGTGATTGTGAACGACCGCACGGTCGATGCCTTGGTCAAAATGGCACTGGCACAGGCCGATGCGGGGGCTGATATCCTTGGGCCGTCAGACATGATGGACGGGCGTATCGGCGCGATCCGAAAAGCACTCGAAACTGAGGGACATCAAGGCGTTACGATCCTGTCTTACACCGCCAAATATGCCTCCGCCTTCTATGGTCCTTTCCGCGATGCGGTGGGCGCATCCGCAGCCCTCAAAGGCGATAAGAACACCTACCAAATGAATCCGGCCAACAGTGATGAAGCGATGCGGCTTGTCCAACGCGACCTGCAAGAAGGCGCAGACATGATTATGGTCAAACCGGGCATGCCCTACCTGGACATCTGCCGCCGCGTGAAAACCGAATTTGGCGTGCCGACCTTCGCCTACCAAGTCTCCGGCGAATACGCGATGATCCAAGCGGGCGCACAAAACGGCTGGGTTGATGGCGACAAAGTCATGATGGAATCGATGATGGCGTTCAAACGCGCGGGCTGCGACGGGGTTCTCACCTACTTTGCGCCGCAAATCGCGCGCCTTCTCAACGGCTAG
- a CDS encoding twin-arginine translocation pathway signal: MSTFSRRQFGLAALAGTTLAACGNGIGTNGAATIDARVDSTLAFMYETYPGTRDLAQRSAGQLIMPLVTELGLGVGGSFGRGALRVGPSTVDYYSSTSGSAGLQIGAQQFSHVLFFMTQEALVEFRQSPGWAAGADLEYALSSQGETLRAETTTSLSPVIAVVFGQTGLRIGATLEGTKYTRIIP, translated from the coding sequence ATGAGCACTTTTTCCAGACGGCAGTTTGGCCTCGCGGCATTGGCAGGGACAACCTTGGCGGCCTGCGGCAATGGCATTGGCACCAACGGGGCCGCAACAATTGACGCGCGCGTCGATAGCACCTTGGCCTTCATGTACGAAACCTATCCAGGCACCCGTGATCTGGCACAACGATCAGCTGGTCAGTTGATCATGCCCCTTGTGACCGAATTGGGTCTGGGTGTGGGCGGATCATTCGGGCGCGGGGCGTTGCGCGTTGGCCCTTCAACCGTTGATTATTATTCTTCAACGTCCGGGTCTGCGGGGCTTCAGATCGGAGCACAACAATTCAGCCATGTGTTGTTCTTCATGACACAAGAAGCGCTTGTTGAGTTCCGCCAGTCGCCCGGTTGGGCAGCTGGTGCAGACCTTGAATACGCCTTGAGTTCACAGGGCGAGACATTGCGCGCCGAAACAACCACGTCGCTGTCCCCTGTGATTGCCGTTGTGTTTGGCCAAACAGGTCTGCGCATCGGTGCAACGCTTGAAGGCACCAAATATACGCGGATCATCCCGTAA
- a CDS encoding nucleotidyltransferase family protein, which yields MTLPILILAAGQSSRMRGTDKLLEKIDGVALLRRQIDAGRQVSPNVFVTLPRPDHPRAALLSGTSARAVIVADAADGMAVSLRTGVAALPDCPAFMVLLADLAALTPADLETMLTTRDERPDHLIWRGATDAGKPGHPVIFDASLRPAFADLSGDTGGAPILKANKDQTCLVPLPDKHALLDLDTPEDWAAWRRATGR from the coding sequence ATGACGCTCCCGATCCTGATCCTTGCCGCTGGCCAGTCATCACGGATGCGCGGGACGGATAAACTATTGGAAAAGATCGACGGCGTGGCTTTACTGCGCCGTCAGATTGACGCGGGACGACAGGTGTCTCCCAACGTCTTTGTCACGTTACCACGACCTGATCATCCCCGCGCGGCACTCCTGTCAGGCACGTCTGCACGCGCTGTCATCGTCGCGGATGCTGCGGATGGTATGGCAGTTTCATTGCGAACAGGTGTCGCCGCCCTACCCGACTGTCCTGCCTTTATGGTGCTGCTGGCTGATCTGGCAGCTCTGACGCCCGCGGACTTGGAAACAATGCTGACGACACGCGATGAGCGCCCCGATCATCTGATTTGGCGCGGGGCAACGGACGCAGGCAAACCCGGACATCCCGTGATCTTTGACGCAAGTTTACGACCCGCATTTGCCGATCTATCTGGCGACACAGGCGGCGCGCCGATCCTCAAGGCCAATAAAGACCAGACCTGTCTGGTCCCATTGCCGGACAAGCATGCCCTTCTTGATCTGGACACACCCGAAGACTGGGCCGCGTGGCGTCGCGCCACTGGACGCTAG